The Elgaria multicarinata webbii isolate HBS135686 ecotype San Diego chromosome 1, rElgMul1.1.pri, whole genome shotgun sequence genome has a window encoding:
- the RAP1A gene encoding ras-related protein Rap-1A, translating into MREYKLVVLGSGGVGKSALTVQFVQGIFVEKYDPTIEDSYRKQVEVDCQQCMLEILDTAGTEQFTAMRDLYMKNGQGFALVYSITAQSTFNDLQDLREQILRVKDTEDVPMILVGNKCDLEDERVVGKEQGQNLARQWCNCAFLESSAKSKINVNEIFYDLVRQINRKTPVEKKKPKKKSCLLL; encoded by the exons ATGCGTGAGTACAAGCTAGTGGTCCTTGGCTCAGGCGGCGTGGGGAAGTCTGCTTTG ACTGTACAGTTTGTTCAGGGAATTTTTGTTGAAAAATATGACCCTACCATAGAAGATTCCTACAGAAAG CAAGTGGAAGTAGACTGTCAACAGTGTATGCTTGAAATCCTCGATACAGCAGGAACA GAACAATTTACAGCAATGAGGGATCTCTATATGAAGAATGGTCAGGGTTTTGCACTAGTATATTCTATTACAGCACAGTCTACATTCAATGACTTACAGGACCTGAGGGAACAGATCTTACGGGTCAAAGACACTGAAGAC gttcccatgattctggttgGCAATAAATGTGATCTGGAAGATGAACGCGTAGTTGGCAAAGAACAGGGACAGAACTTAGCAAGACAGTGGTGTAACTGTGCCTTTCTAGAGTCATCTGCGAAGTCTAAAATCAATGTTAACGAG aTTTTTTATGATCTCGTCAGACAGATAAATAGAAAAACACCAGTGGAAAAGAAGAAGCCTAAAAAGAAATCATGTCTGCTGCTCTAG